In the genome of Anabaena cylindrica PCC 7122, the window AAATGTGGGAAAATCGGAGTTCACGTCGTCAACAACGTAATTCCCAATAATTGCCAACTAATTAAAACAAGAATTAGAAAATAACAGGTGGGCAAAACTGCCCATCTCCATACCTAAATAAATTTATGATGCAGTCATTCACCAACTCGCCAAATTCTGCTGATCGCATTCAAAAGTTTTTGGATTTATTAGATCGTTTTACTGAAGCAAAGGGATTAAATGTTGCCCAAATAGTAGATATAGATAAATTAATATCGCTCCCTGATGGTACATTTGGCAAAACTTGGGCAGATTTTCTGAATCAAAATAATTTACAACCTTTCACTACAGGAACCCGTCGCAAACAACTCCATGATGGTGTTCATGTCCTTACTGGTTACGCTACAGACCCCATTGGTGAAGCCGAAGTACAGGCATTTTTGTTAGGAGCTAAATTTACAGTTGCTAACCTAATGTTGGGTTTAGGACTGTTGCGAATGATTTATACAAACCTCAATTATCCAAAAAAGTTGACTTGGGAAAGACTCAAACAAGCATATCAACGTGGTTGTGACTCTAATTTTGACCCAGATAATTGGCAACCGGAATTACTCTGGCAATTATCCTTAACTGATGTGCAAGCATTATTTTCTGTAGTCAAAAATTAATTAGGGTTTGCTGATTCCTAACTCCGAACTCCGAACTCCGAACTCCGAACTCCGAACTCCGAACTCCTGACTAAAAATTATGAACTGGGAAGGGTTTCTTGATTTTGGAGACTTTGTTTAGCAAATGTTTGGGGTAGTTGTACGCCAAGTACTACCATAATAGTTGCCATATACGAGACGATCGCAGACCATAGTAGATGGTTGTTGTGGAAATACCATGCTGCGATCGCTACAGGAACAAAACCAATGCCAAAAGCGAGCAAGACAGCGTTACGTAAAATTGCTCCTTCCTTCAAGCCGATATAGTATCCTTCTAAGATAAATGCGATCGCAGTAATCACTAACACAGGTAGTAACCAAATCGTATAATTCGTTATATCCCCACTCACCTCTGCATGATTAGTCAACAGCCCAAAAACCTGCTCAGGGAAAAGAATAGACACAGTGGCGAAAGTTAATGCAATCAGCAAACTGCTGAATATAGAAACAATCAACAAAGGACTCATCTGTTCTATCTTCCCTTTACTCTTAAAGTTGCCCGTCAGTGTTTGGGTTGTTACTCCTACACCTTGAACTGCAAACTGACTCAAAAAAGCAATTTGCAGCAGCAACCCGTTTTCTGCCAGAAAAGTTGTTCCCATTAGCGCACTCAGATTCATAAAAATGGCGTAGGCAGAAATCAACGCCAAAAATCGGATCAGAATATTACTATTAAGTACAACAGTCTCTTTGAGCGCCACCCAATCAAACATATCCTCCCAGGCAGCTGGTAAAACTTGCCACTCGATACTAAAGCACACCCAAACCAAACCAATCACTAAAGCCAAATACTGACTTATTGCTGTTGCTAATCCGGCTCCCATACTTTCCCAGCCCCACTTGACAATCATCAAATAGTCCAGCAACACATTAGAACCATTACCAACTACAGACATCAACAGCACTACCCCATTCATTTCCCGCCCTAAAAACCAACCAAATAGCACAAAGTTCAGCAAAACAGCAGGAGCGCCCCAAATCCGGGCAGAGAAATAATCAACTCCAGAAAGTTCAATTTCTGGGGAACCACTAAGAATAGTAAATCCAATCTTTTGCAGTGGGTATTGCAGCAATACAATCAGTAAACCAACAGCTAAAGCAATCACAGCACTGCGTAATCCCGCCAGCAGCACAGCTTTGGGGTCATCAAGTCCAACAGCTTGGGCTGTCAGTGCATTAGTACTCGAACGCAGAAATTTTAAAACCCGATAAAGATAATCGAAGAGAATAGTTGCTAAGATAACTCCCGCTAAGTGGCGAATATCTGCCAAATGTCCCAAGAAGGCAATATCAACTAAACCTGCAAGGGGAACCATCATGTTGGAAAGAACACTGACACTTGCCAGTCGGGAAAAGCGAGGTAAGAAGTTGTACTGTGGTGGAAATGTCAATGGCATGATTTGGTTTATTGATTGTCTACAGGGAAATTTGGTGATTTCAGAACTTAATTCAATTCCTTCAGTTTATCAACCTTCCATAAAAGGTAAAAATAGAAAGTTAAGCGAATCCCTGCTAAAAGTGAAGAGTTAGTAGTTAACGTCACTAGTTTAAAATGACCCAAGAATTCCCCATTGGTAGTAAAGTCCGTGTAGTCGCCTTACCACCCTACGTCAAAACTGCTGATCCTATGCCTATGCTGCGCCCTCCTGAAGTCATTAGCATTGCTGAAGAAGGTATAATCCTTGACCGTCGTCCTGGCGGATATTGGGTAGTACGCTTTACTAGAGGTGCTTTC includes:
- a CDS encoding Coq4 family protein; the protein is MMQSFTNSPNSADRIQKFLDLLDRFTEAKGLNVAQIVDIDKLISLPDGTFGKTWADFLNQNNLQPFTTGTRRKQLHDGVHVLTGYATDPIGEAEVQAFLLGAKFTVANLMLGLGLLRMIYTNLNYPKKLTWERLKQAYQRGCDSNFDPDNWQPELLWQLSLTDVQALFSVVKN
- the sipA gene encoding regulatory protein SipA encodes the protein MTQEFPIGSKVRVVALPPYVKTADPMPMLRPPEVISIAEEGIILDRRPGGYWVVRFTRGAFLIDSQYIESTENPIESQPESK
- the gntT gene encoding guanitoxin biosynthesis MATE family efflux transporter GntT translates to MPLTFPPQYNFLPRFSRLASVSVLSNMMVPLAGLVDIAFLGHLADIRHLAGVILATILFDYLYRVLKFLRSSTNALTAQAVGLDDPKAVLLAGLRSAVIALAVGLLIVLLQYPLQKIGFTILSGSPEIELSGVDYFSARIWGAPAVLLNFVLFGWFLGREMNGVVLLMSVVGNGSNVLLDYLMIVKWGWESMGAGLATAISQYLALVIGLVWVCFSIEWQVLPAAWEDMFDWVALKETVVLNSNILIRFLALISAYAIFMNLSALMGTTFLAENGLLLQIAFLSQFAVQGVGVTTQTLTGNFKSKGKIEQMSPLLIVSIFSSLLIALTFATVSILFPEQVFGLLTNHAEVSGDITNYTIWLLPVLVITAIAFILEGYYIGLKEGAILRNAVLLAFGIGFVPVAIAAWYFHNNHLLWSAIVSYMATIMVVLGVQLPQTFAKQSLQNQETLPSS